One Salvia miltiorrhiza cultivar Shanhuang (shh) unplaced genomic scaffold, IMPLAD_Smil_shh original_scaffold_386, whole genome shotgun sequence genomic window carries:
- the LOC131004346 gene encoding uncharacterized protein LOC131004346 isoform X13, whose product MDYNDNDYEGQNLHLAGEESSKISVLRPFALPKFDFDDSLHGHLRFDSLVENEVFLGIPSQEDNHWIEDFSRGGNGIEFSSSAAESCALRRHINVWSEATSSESVEMLLKAVGQEEMVPGEKMIEESDPGETRLIENNSRDAHKVDDVDDGIPSLPPAEVVGFSSSSNQSSGVEINHTECTLQVQETKLSSYAVGIDNKDSSLIVAMGNSSIGVQRDDNKQGETCVLVDESLSHQMQEDLPIHGKEIDNTKSSSKNFDVNARESVDQDKTSSAKFSSSCTVKSTYSPVEEQDKGCNETHAKLSGISLEINDIDKPRSHETTSSMQSQKHEHGVDTSIATMVEVSNVHSVEESVSKDDGCNKVAFVVEPAASQHSAVSGPEIKQLSESDVMLHERSSIVHQEEGIEVLGIGGNDAVTPAFNGSNEMKQGTAIQSPESHKTLVGKEDVSAESKSSPEAPCATSGSTVLHEVLGNPSEKDKDHKTDDAAGDSGLSIGSIVSRECSEKSVADGMEDSRNIPEPQKEKIDDGGGVHPPLLGESIWTCKKDIVSMQVEAHETGGNVSAHEEESEKLPLDSHKMVLDDVEKEVGSSCPAGPVEVQKTTGSKLDSSVGNYPALNTEVEGKNLAASPVEGNQIVDSREHNPPSSDMEHKDQSREIESEAIKKPSSSASKESLDKDELSPATEIDTDVIAASVAGEIKTSNQSVSLLETSSDNIPGEASKELTKMMDHPANTLVAQNDGIDAAPSKEQIVTETERNITENSSKLSVTSSTVEIDKSNKDAVPSASCSDLSQIEVNKHASPNSINIESFGKTLKRSETSGVNEPCKEDETFTFDTRPLGGQSTEDAGKSLQSFQGLQACKMLTGEGLPAASVCSQTDPIVVKETSHVGSSTPGVCPPSGGVGATSERKSRRGGSRSGKGSLKKGNLVKETSPLKQTEKGDKSSLFSSPLSAGPLMTFETGVKPRGPVAIPTSSLPDLNTSAPSSSFFQQPFTDLQQVQLRAQIFVYGSLIQGAAPDEACMVSAFEDGGRNAWERSWRACVERLHAQKSQGNNTGTPVPSRSDVGAKAPDQNNRQGFPQSDVLSSTAGRPSIKAIPSPVNPAIPLSSPLWNISTPSGEALPPGSMARSAGVDYQAVSPLNPYQTPPIRSYIPHSTWPAQAPPGPFPVPWLASSQSSPFEISTSYPTFPITEPVKLTAVKESPFPITSGIKHAPPIPTTNTGATAVVAGASSLDLKKVKASSGQTGETKTRKRKKSSGSEDVVQVSSATAPLSDAVSAHAVPSQVSNKVPAAEDLSRITFIAQNQVGLVPRPVVGSCYSTSVAVSTPSSFAPKGPPSNQAFPVVTPSISSGQFSKGDLNMDKRAFNAEGFSKVEEAKLQAQEAAAHAATAISHCDGVWSQLELQKSSGLSTDAESKLVSAAAAIAAAASVAKAAAAAAKIAADAAVQAKQMADEVLTKSGTSATTEFDSSFVYNSMNLVNASPTSILKGGERNNAPSLVISAAREAARKRIEAASAATRHAENLEAILKAAELAAEAVAHAGKVVAMGDPFSLTALAEAGPSNYWKVPHVAGIPNSKSNDMSKDKSISSNAEEVPGVYNQHEGPDKDVRVTSHNMSPTQRGSSKDDSNRVTVDENIIPTVKHGEKSSKPHDDRTLSDSAKTTSIVPDPDIESRSNVSSTSMREGSLVEVLNNRGDSKKAWFSASVLSLKDGEALVCYDGLQSDEGSEPLKEWISIQAKDSDAPRIRVPHPMTGVQLEGTRKRRRAAVKDYTWSVGDQVDVWVQDCWREGIIAEKNKRDPTSLSVQFPAQEETLAVKVWHLRPSLVWSEGEWTEWCRTGQDDTQKGDTPAEKRPKLGSTTIEAKGKAKLAKNIDFTEVRGNEEPKLPLSANEKVFSIGSTKEENKLNMARTMRSGLEKEGSRVVFGVPKPGKKRKFMEVSKHYVSDRISKTNVPNDSVKLSKFLIPQGSGSRGFKSTSKDKQVADSKTRPLKSGKPPSIPSRTLERRDDSASTRSNARTASSDHIAKESTSNDENESSEQNIAEVEEAAQGAMVFTSQAPSQEIRKKAVRSTKSERLNQGKLAPASRKSAKEEATEKLISEVSEPRRSNRRIQPTSRLLEGLQSSLIISKIPSSSHDKGHRSHTKATVRGNNNRG is encoded by the exons ATGGACTATAATGACAATGACTATGAAGGCCAGAATCTTCACTTAGCTGGTGAAGAGAGCTCTAAAATTTCTGTTTTGAGACCCTTTGCTCTACCCAAGTTTGATTTTGATGACAGTCTCCACGGGCATTTGAGATTTGACAGTTTAGTTGAAAACGAAGTTTTTCTTGGTATTCCAAGTCAGGAAGACAACCATTGGATTGAAGATTTCTCTCGGGGAGGTAATGGAATAGAGTTCAGCTCCAGTGCAGCAGAATCTTGTGCTTTGCGGAGACATATCAATGTCTGGTCTGAGGCAACATCATCTGAATCTGTTGAAATGTTATTGAAGGCAGTTGGACAGGAAGAAATGGTCCCTGGTGAAAAGATGATTGAGGAATCAGATCCAGGTGAGACAAGACTAATAGAGAATAATTCGAGGGATGCTCATAAAGTTGATGATGTTGACGATGGGATTCCTTCATTACCCCCAGCTGAAGTTGTTGGATTTTCTTCTAGTTCAAATCAATCATCAGGAGTTGAAATCAATCACACTGAATGTACTTTACAGGTTCAGGAGACAAAACTTTCCTCTTATGCAGTAGGTATTGATAACAAAGATAGTAGTTTAATTGTGGCCATGGGAAACTCGAGCATTGGAGTGCAGAGGGATGACAATAAGCAAGGGGAAACTTGTGTTTTGGTGGATGAGTCTCTGTCCCATCAAATGCAAGAAGACCTACCAATTCATGGAAAAGAGATTGACAATACTAAGAGCTCTTCTAAGAATTTTGATGTTAATGCTAGGGAGTCAGTTGACCAGGACAAAACTAGCAGTGCCAAATTTAGTTCAAGTTGTACAGTGAAAAGTACTTACAGTCCTGTTGAGGAGCAGGACAAAGGATGTAATGAAACTCATGCAAAATTGAGTGGGATTTCTCTTGAAATCAATGATATCGATAAGCCTCGTTCTCATGAAACTACTTCAAGTATGCAGTCCCAGAAACACGAGCATGGAGTTGATACTAGCATTGCTACTATGGTGGAAGTATCTAATGTGCATTCGGTAGAAGAGTCGGTATCCAAAGATGATGGGTGTAATAAGGTTGCATTTGTTGTTGAACCTGCAGCAAGTCAACATAGTGCTGTCTCAGGCCCAGAGATTAAGCAGCTGTCTGAAAGTGATGTCATGTTACATGAGAGGTCTTCTATTGTGCATCAGGAAGAAGGTATTGAGGTGCTTGGTATAGGAGGCAATGATGCTGTCACCCCTGCATTCAATGGCAGTAATGAAATGAAGCAGGGTACTGCTATCCAATCACCAGAAAGCCACAAAACTCTTGTTGGAAAGGAAGATGTATCTGCTGAAAGTAAGAGTTCTCCTGAGGCTCCATGTGCTACATCTGGGTCCACTGTGTTACATGAGGTACTAGGCAATCCTTCTGAGAAGGACAAGGACCATAAAACTGATGACGCAGCAGGCGATTCTGGTCTATCAATAGGTTCTATAGTTTCTAGAGAATGTTCTGAGAAATCAGTCGCTGATGGTATGGAAGATTCTCGAAACATTCCTGAACCACAGAAAGAGAAAATAGATGATGGGGGTGGTGTGCACCCTCCGTTACTGGGTGAGAGCATATGGACATGCAAGAAAGATATTGTCTCTATGCAGGTTGAGGCTCACGAAACTGGTGGAAATGTTTCTGCCCATGAGGAAGAAAGCGAGAAGTTGCCTCTTGATTCACATAAGATGGTCCTTGATGATGTTGAAAAAGAAGTTGGATCCAGTTGTCCTGCAGGGCCAGTTGAAGTCCAGAAAACTACTGGATCAAAACTTGATAGTTCTGTTGGGAATTATCCAG CATTGAATACTGAGGTTGAAGGTAAAAACTTGGCAGCATCACCTGTTGAAGGCAATCAAATAGTTGACTCTCGCGAGCATAACCCTCCTTCATCTGATATGGAGCACAAGGACCAGAGTAGAGAAATCGAGTCTGAAGCTATTAAAAAACCAAGTTCTTCAGCTTCAAAGGAGTCACTGGATAAAGATGAGCTTTCCCCTGCTACTGAAATTGATACGGATGTTATTGCTGCTTCTGTAGCTGGAGAAATAAAGACAAGCAATCAATCTGTTTCCCTTTTAGAGACTTCCAGTGACAACATTCCTGGTGAAGCCTCCAAGGAGTTAACTAAAATGATGGATCATCCAGCCAACACTTTAGTAGCTCAAAATGATGGTATTGATGCTGCACCTTCTAAAGAACAAATCGTAACAGAAACAGAAAGAAACATCACagaaaattcttcaaaattgtCAG TTACCAGCAGTACTGTAGAAATTGATAAATCTAACAAGGATGCTGTCCCCAGTGCTAGTTGTTCTGACCTTTCACAAATTGAAGTAAACAAGCATGCTTCTCCTAATAGCATCAACATTGAAAGTTTTGGCAAAACATTAAAAAGATCTGAGACTTCAGGAGTCAATGAGCCATGCAAAGAAGATGAGACCTTTACCTTCGACACCAGGCCTTTGGGAGGTCAATCTACCGAAGATGCTGGCAAGAGTTTGCAATCATTTCAGGGACTTCAAGCTTGTAAAATGCTG ACTGGCGAAGGATTGCCTGCAGCTTCTGTTTGCAGCCAGACAGATCCAATTGTTGTGAAGGAAACTTCTCATGTTGGTTCCTCAACTCCTGGTGTTTGCCCACCATCTGGAGGTGTTGGAGCTACCTCTGAGCGTAAATCAAGACGTGGCGGTAGTAGATCTGGAAAGGGAAGTTTAAAAAAGGGAAATCTAGTAAAAGAAACATCTCCACTGAAGCAGACTGAAAAGGGGGACAAATCATCTCTGTTTTCTAGTCCATTAAGTGCTGGTCCACTCATGACGTTTGAAACTGGCGTGAAGCCAAGAGGGCCTGTTGCAATTCCTACATCCAGCTTGCCTGATCTAAACACTTCCGCTCCCTCATCTTCGTTCTTTCAGCAGCCTTTCACAGATTTGCAACAAGTGCAACTTCGAGCCCAAATCTTTGTTTATGGATCTCTTAT ACAAGGAGCAGCACCTGATGAAGCTTGTATGGTTTCAGCCTTTG AAGATGGAGGCAGGAACGCTTGGGAGCGGTCTTGGCGTGCTTGTGTAGAAAGGCTTCATGCTCAGAAATCCCAGGGTAATAATACTGGGACTCCTGTACCCTCACGTTCTG ATGTAGGTGCTAAAGCTCCAGATCAAAATAATAGACAAGGTTTTCCTCAAAGTGACGTTCTTTCCTCAACAGCTGGTCGGCCAAGTATCAAAGCCATCCCTTCTCCAGTTAACCCTGCGATCCCTCTCTCATCGCCCTTGTGGAACATATCTACTCCATCTGGGGAGGCTCTGCCACCAGGTAGCATGGCTAGAAGTGCTGGGGTTGATTATCAGGCTGTTTCTCCTTTGAATCCTTATCAGACACCACCTATACGGAGTTACATTCCGCATTCAACTTGGCCAGCGCAAGCCCCTCCTGGTCCCTTCCCAGTGCCGTGGCTTGCCTCTTCACAAAGTTCTCCCTTTGAAATCAGTACTAGCTATCCCACATTCCCAATTACAGAACCAGTAAAACTAACAGCAGTTAAAGAATCACCCTTCCCTATTACCTCTGGCATAAAGCATGCTCCTCCTATTCCTACAACTAATACTGGAGCAACTGCTGTGGTAGCTGGGGCTTCTTCACTTGACTTGAAAAAGGTTAAAGCATCATCTGGACAGACTGGTGAGACAAAAACTAGAAAGAGGAAAAAGTCTTCTGGTTCTGAGGATGTTGTACAGGTATCATCTGCCACTGCTCCTCTATCAGATGCTGTCTCTGCTCATGCAGTACCTAGCCAGGTATCTAACAAGGTTCCTGCAGCCGAAGATCTAAGTCGGATCACTTTCATAGCTCAGAATCAAGTAGGATTAGTGCCTAGACCTGTTGTTGGTAGTTGTTATTCTACATCTGTTGCCGTCTCAACACCTTCTAGCTTTGCACCTAAAGGCCCCCCCTCCAACCAAGCTTTTCCTGTGGTAACACCATCAATTTCAAGTGGTCAATTCAGTAAAGGTGATTTAAATATGGATAAAAGGGCTTTCAATGCTGAGGGTTTTAGCAAAGTTGAGGAGGCTAAGTTGCAAGCACAGGAAGCTGCTGCTCATGCTGCTACTGCCATAAGTCACTGTGATGGTGTTTGGAGCCAATTGGAACTGCAAAAAAGTTCTGGCTTGTCAACAGATGCTGAGTCTAAATTGgtgtctgctgctgctgctataGCAGCTGCTGCGTCTGTTGCGAAGGCAGCAGCTGCAGCTGCTAAGATTGCAGCAGATGCTGCAGTGCAAGCAAAACAAATGGCAGATGAAGTATTGACCAAGTCTGGAACTTCCGCTACCACTGAGTTTGATTCTAGTTTTGTATATAATTCCATGAATTTGGTTAATGCGTCGCCTACATCCATCTTAAAGGGTGGCGAGCGAAATAATGCTCCCAGTTTAGTGATATCTGCTGCTAGAGAAGCTGCTAGGAAGAGAATTGAGGCTGCTTCAGCTGCCACCAGGCATGCCGAAAATCTTGAAGCCATTCTCAAGGCAGCTGAATTGGCTGCAGAAGCTGTTGCACATGCTGGAAAAGTTGTTGCTATGGGTGATCCTTTCTCTTTGACTGCTCTAGCGGAAGCGGGGCCAAGTAATTATTGGAAAGTGCCGCATGTAGCTGGTATCCCtaattcaaaatcaaatgacATGAGTAAAGATAAATCTATCAGTAGCAATGCTGAGGAAGTGCCTGGTGTTTATAATCAACATGAGGGACCTGATAAGGATGTACGTGTTACAAGTCATAATATGTCTCCTACTCAAAGAGGGTCATCAAAAGACGACAGTAATCGTGTCACAGTAGATGAGAACATTATACCCACTGTCAAGCATGGGGAGAAAAGTTCTAAACCTCACGATGACAGAACATTATCCGACTCGGCTAAAACTACGTCTATTGTTCCTGATCCAGATATTGAATCAAGATCAAACGTATCATCCACAAGCATGAGAGAGGGTTCTCTTGTTGAG GTTCTTAACAATCGTGGTGATTCAAAGAAGGCCTGGTTCTCAGCTAGTGTACTGAGTTTGAAGGATGGTGAAGCGCTTGTTTGTTATGATGGACTACAATCGGATGAAG GATCTGAGCCACTCAAGGAGTGGATATCGATACAAGCTAAAGATAGTGATGCTCCTAGAATACGTGTTCCCCATCCTATGACTGGTGTGCAACTTGAAGGAACAAGGAAGAGACGCCGTGCTGCTGTCAAAGACTACACTTGGTCTGTTGGAGACCAAGTTGATGTATGGGTGCAGGATTG CTGGCGTGAAGGCATTATCGCGGAAAAGAATAAGAGAGATCCAACTTCATTGAGTGTCCAATTTCCAG CTCAAGAAGAGACATTAGCGGTCAAAGTGTGGCATCTTCGACCGTCTTTAGTTTGGAGTGAAGGCGAATGGACTGAATGGTGCAGAACAGGGCAAGATGACACTCAAAAG GGCGATACACCAGCTGAGAAGCGACCAAAGCTGGGAAGCACCACTATAGAGGCAAAAGGGAAAGCTAAGTTGGCTAAAAACATTGATTTTACAGAAGTCAGGGGAAATGAAGAACCAAAATTGCCTTTGTCTGCTAATGAAAAAGTTTTTAGTATTGGCAGTACGAAGGAGGAGAATAAACTGAACATGGCTCGGACAATGAGGTCTGGTTTGGAGAAAGAAGGATCCAGAGTTGTATTTGGTGTCCCTAAACCTGGGAAGAAGAGAAAATTCATGGAAGTAAGCAAGCATTATGTTTCTGATAGGATCTCCAAGACTAATGTGCCTAATGATTCGGTGAAGTTATCCAAGTTTCTGATACCTCAAGGATCAGGGTCTCGGGGATTCAAAAGCACTTCCAAGGATAAACAAGTAGCTGATTCTAAAACAAGACCACTTAAGTCTGGGAAACCACCAAGTATTCCAAGTAGAACTTTAGAACGGAGAGATGACTCTGCTTCTACACGATCTAATGCACGTACTGCATCATCAGATCATATAGCAAAGGAGTCTACGAGCAATGATGAGAATGAATCATCTGAACAAAACATTGCTGAAGTTGAGGAAGCTGCTCAAGGAGCTATGGTATTCACTTCTCAAGCTCCATCTCAAGAAATCCGTAAGAAAGCAGTGAGGAGTACTAAATCTGAGCGTCTCAACCAAGGGAAACTTGCTCCTGCTAGCAGAAAATCAGCAAAAGAGGAAGCAACTGAAAAGTTAATATCGGAAGTCTCTGAACCCCGCCGTTCAAATCGCCGAATTCAGCCAACATCACGG CTATTGGAAGGCTTGCAAAGTTCGCTGATAATTTCGAAAATCCCATCGTCTTCACATGACAAGGGGCACAGGAGTCACACCAAAGCCACAGTCCGAG GGAATAACAATCGTGGTTGA